In Vreelandella piezotolerans, one genomic interval encodes:
- a CDS encoding ABC transporter substrate-binding protein, whose product MTYANEEREAEITEPPLSLDSTVRLPEGLWPADDDRAIEALEEAPSMAVVPPPPLDPPPLKQLTLMLDWYLSPQHAALIVAKERGLFAAQGLDIALSTPADPSIAIKLLSAGEVDLALTRQPLLHLHAHEGAPIVRIATLIETPLNAVIVAGEAPAPANVEDTLADLHYGFSTREGRDVLVERLLPRSVRQVDDFVAPESVHFDAADALRSSRVDAVADGFYHSLPAQLAADGIVTHTVRYSELDIPRHDGLILVANSDSVARRATTWSRVLLAVEEASNWMIEHPDEAWSLLVTTHPVLDNPIHQTTWDDLLRRVALSPAALDERRYAAFERYLQNAGAISNELPVARLAVNPHLLMTR is encoded by the coding sequence GTGACTTACGCAAACGAAGAGCGTGAAGCAGAGATCACTGAGCCGCCGCTCTCTTTGGATAGCACCGTAAGACTACCCGAGGGGTTGTGGCCTGCCGATGACGACCGGGCAATAGAGGCACTCGAAGAAGCTCCCAGCATGGCAGTGGTACCGCCACCGCCCCTTGATCCGCCACCGCTCAAACAACTTACGCTGATGCTAGATTGGTATTTGAGCCCACAGCATGCGGCGCTTATCGTGGCAAAAGAGCGCGGACTGTTCGCCGCCCAAGGCTTGGATATCGCCCTATCGACCCCAGCTGACCCATCCATTGCCATCAAGCTTTTGTCAGCCGGCGAGGTCGATTTAGCCCTGACTCGCCAGCCGCTTCTACATCTACATGCCCATGAAGGAGCGCCCATCGTCCGTATCGCCACGTTGATCGAGACACCGCTCAACGCCGTGATCGTGGCGGGCGAAGCGCCCGCACCTGCCAACGTCGAAGACACCCTGGCCGATCTGCACTACGGCTTTTCTACCCGCGAAGGGCGTGACGTGCTGGTAGAGCGACTACTGCCACGCTCGGTGCGGCAAGTGGATGACTTCGTTGCGCCCGAAAGCGTGCATTTCGATGCCGCTGATGCCCTCCGTTCGAGCAGAGTCGATGCCGTGGCGGATGGTTTTTACCACAGCTTGCCCGCGCAACTGGCGGCCGATGGCATCGTCACCCACACCGTTCGCTACAGCGAGCTCGATATCCCCCGCCACGACGGACTCATTCTCGTAGCTAACAGCGATTCCGTGGCTCGTCGAGCCACAACGTGGTCTCGGGTACTGTTGGCGGTGGAAGAAGCCAGCAATTGGATGATCGAGCACCCGGACGAGGCGTGGTCGCTATTGGTCACGACTCACCCCGTGCTGGATAATCCCATTCATCAAACCACATGGGATGATCTGCTTCGCCGCGTCGCGCTAAGCCCGGCGGCGCTGGATGAGCGGCGCTATGCAGCGTTCGAGCGCTATTTACAAAACGCTGGTGCGATCTCTAACGAGCTTCCTGTAGCGCGCCTCGCGGTGAATCCACACCTTCTCATGACGCGTTGA
- a CDS encoding potassium/proton antiporter has product MDAIYTFFLVGGSLMALSILASRLSSMVGVPILLIFLGLGMLAGEEGLLGVEFDDYSMAFTIGHLALAMILLDGGLRTRLKTFRVGFRPALSLATFGVFITSAIVGVIAMWVFDLSLVQGLLVGAIVGSTDAAAVFSMLSGRGVNLNERVGATLEIESGTNDPMAIFLTLMLVELLVGDIGGVGETLLFFVSQFGIGLAVGIGGGWLSAKLLRWLDLAPGLYAMLALALGFSVFGLTSVLGGSGFLAIYLAGLMIGNQPGRHLNFILPVHDGLAWLSQIGLFLVLGLLVTPSQLWDVALPAGFVALALIFVARPLAVLISIKPFFKFRWRETLFIAWVGLRGAVPIVLAIFPVIGGVENASLYFNVAFAVVLMSLLIQGGSLTLMARWLKVEVPAGTTPNRRGPLGILPDNDFEMFVYVVENEDLEDVPIRLLRFPSGALISALFRNHVMLHPKGSTRLKLGDVICVIGRTEDLVALNRLFNGDAKLKQERAFFGTFTLDGNAQMQDIAQAYGLTLSPGEQEMTLAEFVSLRVGGHPVVGDDVDWHGIHWVVSEMEGGMITRVGLRLY; this is encoded by the coding sequence ATGGACGCAATTTATACGTTCTTCCTGGTGGGTGGTTCCCTAATGGCGCTCAGCATCCTCGCGAGTCGTCTCTCTTCCATGGTGGGCGTACCGATACTGCTGATTTTCTTGGGCCTCGGGATGTTGGCCGGAGAGGAAGGCCTGCTAGGCGTCGAGTTCGATGACTATTCCATGGCCTTTACGATCGGCCATCTAGCGCTCGCCATGATTCTGCTCGACGGTGGGTTGCGCACGCGTCTTAAAACGTTCCGAGTCGGGTTTCGTCCTGCGCTCTCTCTGGCGACGTTCGGTGTCTTCATTACCAGCGCCATCGTCGGCGTCATTGCCATGTGGGTATTTGATCTCTCCTTGGTACAAGGGCTGCTGGTAGGTGCCATCGTCGGGTCTACCGATGCTGCGGCGGTCTTCTCCATGTTGAGCGGGCGGGGAGTGAACCTTAACGAACGGGTAGGGGCGACGCTGGAAATCGAATCGGGTACCAACGACCCGATGGCGATCTTTCTAACCCTGATGCTGGTAGAGCTGCTGGTCGGTGACATCGGCGGTGTCGGCGAAACGTTGCTGTTCTTCGTTTCTCAGTTTGGTATTGGGTTGGCCGTCGGCATTGGGGGCGGATGGCTTAGCGCTAAACTGCTCCGCTGGCTGGACTTGGCACCTGGTCTTTATGCCATGCTGGCGCTGGCACTTGGCTTTAGCGTGTTCGGGTTGACCAGCGTGCTAGGAGGTAGCGGCTTTTTAGCGATTTATCTAGCGGGCCTGATGATTGGTAATCAGCCAGGCCGCCACCTCAATTTCATCCTGCCCGTACACGATGGTTTGGCCTGGTTGAGCCAAATCGGCTTGTTCTTGGTGCTGGGATTACTGGTGACGCCCAGCCAGCTTTGGGACGTGGCCCTGCCCGCTGGCTTCGTTGCGTTGGCGTTGATCTTCGTCGCTCGCCCGCTGGCCGTCTTGATTAGCATTAAACCCTTTTTCAAATTCCGTTGGCGCGAAACCCTCTTCATTGCCTGGGTCGGCCTGCGCGGAGCCGTTCCGATCGTGCTCGCCATTTTTCCAGTGATTGGCGGAGTCGAAAACGCGTCGCTCTACTTTAATGTCGCCTTTGCGGTGGTGCTGATGTCGCTGCTGATTCAAGGCGGCTCTCTCACCCTCATGGCCCGCTGGCTGAAAGTAGAAGTACCCGCGGGTACCACGCCCAACCGTCGCGGTCCACTGGGCATCCTCCCGGATAACGACTTCGAGATGTTCGTTTATGTCGTCGAAAACGAAGACCTTGAAGACGTTCCAATCCGATTGCTGCGCTTCCCCTCGGGTGCGCTGATTTCGGCGCTGTTCCGCAATCACGTCATGCTGCATCCCAAGGGTAGCACCCGGTTGAAACTTGGCGATGTAATCTGTGTGATTGGTCGTACGGAAGACCTGGTCGCGCTCAACCGACTGTTCAATGGCGATGCCAAGCTCAAGCAAGAACGCGCCTTCTTTGGCACCTTTACCTTGGACGGCAACGCCCAAATGCAGGATATCGCCCAAGCCTATGGCTTGACACTGAGCCCCGGCGAGCAGGAGATGACGCTCGCAGAGTTCGTCTCTCTCAGAGTCGGCGGTCACCCTGTGGTCGGTGACGACGTAGATTGGCATGGTATCCACTGGGTCGTCAGCGAAATGGAGGGTGGCATGATTACCCGCGTCGGTTTAAGGCTCTACTAA
- a CDS encoding 3'-5' exonuclease family protein: MHDTPLVFIDIETTGTRATRDRITEIAALKVVDGDVVDRFVCLIHPQTSVPAHISQLTGIYDDMLANAPTFSDIAEKLLAWLGSACLVAHNARFDASFLRNEFKRAGHRYQPSVICTLRLARRLHPTLPTHNLTALLAHYDIPRARQHRAEDDANALWELWLTWRRECETERFQAALTDEQRHRSLPAQLSSDQIADLPSAPGVYLFYGHNRLPLYVGKSVNLRSRVLGHFQRDHQDDKEMRLAQQIQHIEWEETAGDMSAQLREAQLVKTLMPIMNRQLRRQGSLKAWYWPSDALCPTLVSGKAISQPQPGKLFGLFRSAKEAKEALRSVAEEHGLCPRVLGLEKGKGRCFAQQLGKCRGACCQQEPLEAHSLRAQRALAKLQVSAWPWPSRIVIREQSRRGGPIAYHVVDHWCYLGSATTHRCAQALTGDAPQFDVDTYRIFNRFLSAPDQHGLTIAPL, from the coding sequence ATGCACGATACCCCACTAGTGTTTATCGATATCGAAACCACCGGCACTCGGGCCACCCGCGACCGGATCACCGAAATCGCGGCACTGAAGGTAGTGGACGGTGACGTCGTCGACCGGTTTGTCTGCTTGATTCATCCTCAGACCAGTGTGCCCGCCCATATCAGTCAGCTCACCGGCATCTATGATGACATGCTGGCCAACGCCCCTACGTTTTCTGACATCGCCGAGAAGCTGCTGGCATGGCTCGGCAGTGCCTGCCTGGTCGCGCATAACGCGCGATTCGACGCTAGTTTCTTACGGAACGAGTTCAAACGCGCTGGCCATCGCTACCAACCTTCGGTGATATGCACGCTGCGCCTTGCAAGACGCTTACACCCGACGCTGCCCACGCATAACTTGACCGCTCTGCTGGCCCATTACGATATTCCTAGGGCACGTCAGCACCGCGCCGAAGACGATGCCAACGCGCTATGGGAGCTATGGCTAACCTGGCGACGCGAATGTGAAACGGAGCGTTTTCAGGCGGCCCTTACCGACGAACAGCGCCATCGCAGTCTGCCAGCGCAGCTCTCCAGCGATCAGATCGCCGATTTGCCTAGTGCCCCCGGCGTGTATCTTTTTTACGGGCATAACCGTTTGCCGCTCTACGTGGGTAAAAGTGTCAATCTGCGCAGTCGAGTGCTGGGTCATTTTCAACGCGACCATCAAGACGATAAAGAAATGCGTCTTGCTCAACAGATCCAGCATATCGAGTGGGAAGAAACCGCGGGGGATATGAGCGCTCAGCTACGCGAAGCGCAGCTCGTCAAGACGTTGATGCCCATCATGAACCGCCAGCTACGCCGCCAAGGGAGTCTGAAAGCGTGGTACTGGCCAAGCGATGCCCTTTGCCCCACACTGGTGAGCGGCAAGGCCATCAGCCAGCCTCAGCCGGGCAAGCTGTTCGGTCTATTTAGGAGTGCCAAAGAGGCCAAAGAAGCGCTACGCAGCGTGGCCGAAGAGCACGGCCTTTGCCCTCGCGTATTGGGCCTGGAGAAAGGCAAAGGGCGTTGCTTTGCGCAACAGCTAGGCAAATGCCGTGGCGCGTGCTGTCAGCAGGAACCGCTGGAAGCGCATAGCCTGCGCGCGCAGCGAGCACTGGCCAAACTGCAGGTGAGCGCATGGCCGTGGCCAAGCCGTATCGTCATCCGTGAGCAGAGCCGCCGAGGCGGCCCCATTGCGTATCATGTGGTCGACCATTGGTGCTACTTGGGGAGCGCCACGACCCACCGCTGCGCTCAAGCGCTGACGGGGGACGCGCCACAATTCGACGTCGATACCTATCGCATCTTCAACCGCTTTTTGAGCGCGCCCGACCAGCACGGCCTTACGATTGCGCCGCTATGA
- a CDS encoding alpha/beta fold hydrolase: protein MTDRAPVDLYVMDLPAEADETSQPLVVIHGLLGSADNWRSHLKVWQRKRRVVAVDLRNHGRSPHAEGMSYRAMSQDVLAALDKLGIEQAHVLGHSMGGKVAITLARQAPQRCLSLMVADIAPVAYQHGHDDVFAALEQVREGQPTNRREADALLAEHVDSRPTRLFLATNLVRDEQGVMGVRVGLDEIKRGYEDIIGKPDGNVPFEGATLVLRGADSHYVSDDMLPALREVLPRARLVTLKNAGHWLHADQPEAFQQAIDAFIAAQS, encoded by the coding sequence ATGACCGACCGTGCCCCCGTGGATCTTTACGTGATGGACCTGCCCGCCGAGGCCGATGAGACAAGCCAGCCGCTGGTAGTGATTCATGGCTTGCTCGGTAGCGCCGACAATTGGCGCTCTCACTTGAAAGTGTGGCAGCGAAAGCGTCGGGTGGTCGCGGTGGACCTACGAAACCACGGACGTTCTCCCCACGCCGAAGGCATGAGCTATCGGGCCATGAGCCAGGACGTGTTAGCCGCGCTGGATAAGTTGGGCATCGAGCAAGCCCACGTGTTAGGGCACTCCATGGGCGGCAAGGTGGCCATCACGCTGGCCCGCCAAGCCCCACAGCGCTGTCTCTCACTGATGGTGGCCGACATCGCCCCAGTGGCCTATCAGCACGGCCATGACGACGTCTTCGCCGCGCTTGAGCAGGTGCGCGAAGGTCAGCCTACCAATCGGCGTGAAGCGGATGCCTTGCTGGCGGAGCATGTCGATTCACGGCCCACACGACTCTTTCTCGCCACCAACCTGGTGCGAGACGAGCAGGGCGTGATGGGCGTGCGGGTGGGGCTAGACGAGATCAAGCGCGGCTACGAGGATATCATCGGCAAGCCCGATGGGAATGTCCCGTTCGAGGGGGCAACGTTAGTTCTGCGCGGCGCCGACTCTCACTACGTCAGTGACGACATGCTGCCCGCGCTGCGTGAGGTGCTGCCGCGAGCCCGGCTCGTCACTCTCAAAAACGCCGGGCACTGGCTACACGCCGACCAGCCCGAGGCGTTTCAGCAAGCCATCGATGCTTTCATAGCGGCGCAATCGTAA
- a CDS encoding DUF6694 family lipoprotein translates to MKRVLALAIALAMSGIAHADPTIDGSNPRYFDRSLQEIRASLDEAEAERFNEAVEALLMRRSQQGMTIVEISELSDDELEAMATEARRSLHGLSGPEVLELAGELPEKSKEADDLDIPIAQEMLDRFVIESAEYQLIEDDSLNADPVITLRVTNNTGEPVARAHFRGVLQSPGRSVPWVDETFYYTISGGIEPGETLEWNLAPDSTGPWGNPSIGDDASLSIEVLRLDDPSGSMLWERP, encoded by the coding sequence ATGAAACGGGTATTAGCTCTAGCGATAGCGTTGGCCATGTCAGGTATTGCTCATGCAGATCCGACCATTGATGGCTCAAACCCGCGCTATTTCGACAGGTCACTTCAAGAAATTCGTGCCTCGTTAGATGAAGCAGAGGCAGAGCGCTTTAACGAAGCCGTCGAAGCTCTGTTGATGCGTCGATCTCAGCAAGGGATGACGATTGTCGAGATCAGCGAGCTAAGTGATGATGAACTTGAAGCCATGGCCACAGAGGCTCGTCGCAGTCTGCACGGCCTTAGCGGCCCTGAGGTGCTCGAGCTCGCGGGAGAGCTCCCCGAGAAAAGCAAAGAGGCTGACGATCTTGACATTCCCATTGCGCAAGAAATGCTGGACCGCTTCGTTATCGAAAGCGCCGAGTACCAGTTGATTGAAGATGACTCGTTGAATGCTGATCCCGTGATAACGTTGCGCGTGACCAACAACACTGGCGAGCCAGTCGCGAGGGCGCACTTCCGAGGTGTATTGCAAAGCCCAGGTCGTTCGGTGCCTTGGGTCGACGAGACGTTCTACTATACCATTTCTGGCGGTATCGAGCCGGGCGAAACGTTGGAATGGAATTTAGCGCCCGATAGCACTGGCCCATGGGGCAACCCATCGATTGGTGATGACGCCAGTCTAAGTATTGAGGTGCTTCGCCTGGACGATCCCTCAGGGAGCATGCTTTGGGAAAGACCTTGA
- a CDS encoding 7-cyano-7-deazaguanine/7-aminomethyl-7-deazaguanine transporter, producing the protein MFALTDAQHRRCLMVMVAFHITIIAASNYLVQLPFTLFGFHTTWGAFSFPFIFLATDLTVRLFGKGPARSIILRVMFPALMVSYVVSVIFPRGSFAGIEALGEWNLFVARIAVASFLAYVLGQLLDVQVFDRLRQWAWWVAPVCSTILGNLADTFAFFATAFYNSPDPFMAQHWVEIAAVDYAIKLGISLLFFLPLYGLLLAWLTRRLVVWTGQHDASPRTA; encoded by the coding sequence ATGTTCGCTTTAACCGACGCTCAGCATCGCCGTTGCCTCATGGTGATGGTCGCTTTCCATATCACCATCATCGCCGCCAGTAACTACCTGGTGCAGCTCCCCTTCACACTGTTTGGTTTTCACACCACCTGGGGCGCCTTTAGTTTCCCATTTATCTTTCTGGCGACTGATTTGACGGTTCGCCTGTTCGGTAAAGGACCTGCGCGTAGTATTATTTTGCGCGTGATGTTTCCCGCGCTGATGGTCTCCTACGTCGTATCCGTGATTTTTCCGCGAGGCAGCTTCGCTGGCATCGAAGCGCTTGGCGAGTGGAATCTTTTCGTGGCCCGCATTGCAGTGGCAAGTTTTCTGGCATACGTGCTCGGCCAGCTGCTGGATGTGCAGGTGTTCGATCGCTTGCGCCAGTGGGCTTGGTGGGTCGCGCCCGTTTGTTCGACGATCCTGGGCAATCTAGCGGATACGTTTGCCTTCTTCGCCACCGCCTTCTATAACAGTCCTGATCCTTTCATGGCGCAGCACTGGGTAGAAATTGCTGCCGTCGATTACGCTATTAAGCTGGGCATTAGCCTACTGTTCTTCCTGCCGCTTTATGGGCTGCTGCTGGCGTGGCTCACGCGTCGCTTGGTGGTATGGACGGGACAACACGATGCCTCACCGCGAACCGCTTAA
- the sohB gene encoding protease SohB → MAEWVVEMGTFLLQTTLIMGAVGLLLIIVMRSKETGEHGLKLHVESLNDQRRARQRRLRVTTTVQGARKKLIKAFRQEEKARQKAAKQGHSGSSSQQNVWVLDFHGDIKASQAERFAQEVSAVIDVASADDEVIVRLESAGGLVHAYGLAAAQLDRLREAGLTTTVCIDKVAASGGYMMACTASHIKAAPFAVIGSIGVVAQVPNIHRLLKRNDIDVELLTAGKYKRTLTVLGENTEEGREKFIDDLENTHRLFKEYVSRHRPEMDIDTLATGEIWYGSEALEQKLVDSIGTSEAYLVERIANAQVYRVKLEPPKTLSRKVGLAVSAGVEHAIVKALGVVDAAGWQRR, encoded by the coding sequence ATGGCTGAGTGGGTCGTGGAAATGGGCACATTCTTACTGCAAACCACGCTGATCATGGGGGCCGTCGGGCTATTGCTGATCATCGTTATGCGCAGCAAAGAGACTGGCGAACATGGCCTGAAGCTGCATGTCGAGTCGCTCAATGATCAGCGTCGGGCACGCCAGCGCCGTCTGCGTGTGACGACGACCGTCCAAGGGGCGCGTAAAAAGCTCATCAAAGCGTTTCGTCAGGAGGAGAAGGCCAGGCAAAAAGCAGCCAAACAAGGTCATAGTGGCAGTTCATCGCAACAAAACGTTTGGGTCTTGGACTTTCATGGCGATATCAAAGCGTCTCAGGCGGAACGGTTTGCCCAGGAAGTGTCTGCGGTGATCGACGTAGCCAGTGCCGATGATGAAGTCATCGTCAGGCTCGAATCAGCGGGCGGTCTGGTACATGCCTATGGCCTAGCAGCCGCCCAGCTCGATCGACTCAGAGAAGCGGGTCTGACGACGACGGTGTGCATTGACAAAGTGGCTGCTAGTGGGGGCTATATGATGGCCTGCACCGCCAGTCACATCAAAGCCGCACCCTTTGCAGTGATCGGCTCGATTGGCGTAGTGGCGCAAGTGCCAAATATCCACCGCTTGCTCAAACGTAACGATATCGATGTCGAGCTGCTGACTGCCGGTAAATACAAGCGCACGTTGACGGTTCTGGGAGAGAACACCGAAGAGGGGCGCGAGAAGTTCATCGATGATTTGGAAAACACGCACCGTTTGTTCAAAGAGTATGTCTCCCGACATCGTCCAGAGATGGATATCGACACGCTCGCGACAGGCGAAATTTGGTATGGCAGTGAAGCGTTGGAGCAAAAGCTGGTGGATAGTATCGGTACCAGTGAGGCTTACCTGGTGGAGCGAATCGCCAACGCACAGGTGTACCGCGTCAAGCTAGAGCCGCCGAAAACACTTAGCCGTAAGGTGGGGTTGGCGGTGTCGGCGGGGGTAGAGCATGCCATTGTGAAGGCGCTAGGCGTGGTCGATGCCGCAGGGTGGCAGCGCCGCTAA
- a CDS encoding SCP2 sterol-binding domain-containing protein produces the protein MSSTTLDKLQSRFNPEAAKGMHEVFQFHFADAGSHYLDIQDGTLGVHEGEHDDPSVSLSMSTDTLKGIMNGEINGMTAFMTGKLKATGNVMLATKLTSLFPSQ, from the coding sequence ATGTCATCCACCACACTTGATAAGTTGCAATCTCGCTTTAACCCCGAGGCGGCCAAAGGGATGCACGAAGTCTTTCAGTTTCACTTCGCCGATGCGGGCAGTCACTACTTGGATATCCAGGATGGTACGCTCGGCGTGCATGAGGGCGAGCACGACGATCCGTCGGTCAGCCTGAGCATGAGTACGGACACGCTGAAGGGCATCATGAACGGTGAGATCAATGGCATGACGGCGTTCATGACCGGTAAATTGAAGGCCACCGGTAACGTCATGCTCGCCACCAAGCTGACCAGCCTGTTCCCCAGCCAATAA
- the nudC gene encoding NAD(+) diphosphatase yields the protein MLKRQIPHHVKEGRVIRVSRSHIAPAPIKSELSPLQPLQPWTEQMQPLCYWYDEPVALLVETQPGDDWIEGRQWLGQLPASWFSLLSTALQVGAWLENHRFCGRCGERATKLEAEFAMHCHSCGHRNYPRISPCIITLVTSGEAMLLARSPRFPPGRYSTLAGFIEPGESAEEAVHREIFEEVGVHVDRLRYHHSQAWPFPHSLMLGFFAEATTKRIRIDGVEISDAAWFSPRQLPSLPPPYSISRDLIETHLARWRE from the coding sequence ATGCTTAAGCGCCAAATCCCCCATCATGTCAAAGAGGGGCGTGTGATACGTGTCTCTCGCAGTCACATTGCGCCTGCGCCTATCAAGAGTGAGCTATCGCCGCTGCAGCCTCTCCAACCATGGACTGAGCAGATGCAGCCACTGTGCTATTGGTACGATGAACCGGTGGCACTGCTGGTGGAAACCCAACCCGGCGACGACTGGATAGAGGGGCGACAGTGGCTGGGACAGTTGCCCGCATCCTGGTTTAGCTTGCTATCGACGGCACTACAAGTGGGTGCGTGGCTGGAGAATCACCGTTTTTGCGGACGTTGCGGAGAAAGAGCCACCAAGCTCGAAGCCGAGTTTGCCATGCACTGTCACTCCTGTGGGCACCGTAACTATCCGCGCATTTCGCCCTGTATCATTACGCTGGTCACCAGCGGTGAGGCAATGCTGCTAGCGCGCAGTCCGCGCTTTCCTCCTGGGCGCTACTCCACGTTGGCCGGTTTTATCGAACCGGGGGAGTCTGCGGAGGAGGCCGTACATCGAGAAATTTTCGAAGAGGTAGGGGTGCACGTGGATCGGTTACGATATCACCATAGTCAGGCGTGGCCCTTCCCGCACTCGCTCATGCTGGGTTTTTTTGCCGAGGCCACGACAAAGCGCATTCGGATCGATGGTGTAGAGATTAGCGATGCTGCATGGTTCTCGCCGCGGCAGCTTCCGTCGCTGCCGCCGCCTTACTCCATTTCTCGCGACTTGATTGAAACGCATTTAGCAAGGTGGCGCGAGTAG
- a CDS encoding ArsR/SmtB family transcription factor encodes MSASTSAATRLLEHNGHAIEAGTQLLKALANEKRLQILCLLAEKELSVTQINQQLSLSQSALSQHLAILRRDQLVNTRRESQTIYYSLSSESAKAIIATLAQHYAA; translated from the coding sequence ATGTCTGCTTCTACGAGCGCCGCTACACGACTTCTGGAACATAATGGTCACGCCATCGAGGCGGGCACGCAATTGCTTAAAGCACTAGCCAACGAAAAACGCTTGCAGATTCTGTGCCTACTGGCTGAGAAAGAATTGTCAGTGACACAAATCAATCAGCAGCTCTCGTTGAGCCAATCGGCCTTGTCACAGCATCTAGCCATCTTACGTCGTGACCAGTTGGTCAATACCCGCAGGGAGTCACAAACCATTTACTACTCTCTGAGCAGTGAAAGCGCCAAGGCGATCATCGCCACCCTGGCGCAACACTATGCGGCGTAG
- a CDS encoding LysR substrate-binding domain-containing protein, protein MLRSPAMKLNYHHLYYFWQVAKLGHLTRTAEALHVSQSSLSQQIRQLEERLGQALFIREGRQLHLSEAGRLAFDYAEAIFTQGEELSALFAEGGHAHREVVRVGAVATLSRNFQEGFVRPLLGRDDLDLILQSGGLDDLLRRLSAHKLDVVLSNQPVRGDSEHPWHSQRLARQSVSLIATPRLSPPPIFPSALNGHAFILPGVENATRHAFDQLCGHHRLTPKIAAEVDDMAMMRLLARDTQHIAVMPPVVVRDELNNGTLKDYGALPGVWEEFYAITIQRRFESPSLKALLTRTGESLLD, encoded by the coding sequence TTGCTGAGATCTCCTGCCATGAAGCTCAACTACCACCATCTTTACTACTTTTGGCAAGTGGCAAAATTAGGCCATCTCACCCGCACGGCCGAGGCGCTGCATGTCTCTCAGTCGTCCCTCTCGCAGCAGATTCGTCAGTTAGAGGAGCGCTTGGGCCAAGCGCTGTTCATTCGAGAGGGGCGCCAGCTGCATCTTTCCGAAGCCGGCAGGCTCGCCTTCGATTACGCCGAGGCCATTTTTACCCAGGGAGAAGAGCTCAGCGCGCTGTTCGCCGAGGGTGGCCACGCCCACCGCGAGGTCGTTCGCGTGGGGGCGGTCGCCACGCTGTCGCGTAACTTTCAGGAGGGGTTCGTAAGGCCGCTACTAGGTCGAGACGATTTGGATTTGATTTTGCAAAGCGGAGGGCTCGACGACCTGCTCAGACGGCTTTCTGCCCACAAGCTCGACGTGGTGCTCTCGAACCAGCCCGTTCGCGGCGATAGCGAACACCCCTGGCACTCTCAGCGACTGGCGCGGCAGTCGGTGAGCCTGATCGCCACGCCTCGTCTTTCCCCCCCGCCCATTTTTCCTAGCGCGCTCAACGGGCATGCCTTCATCTTACCCGGCGTGGAAAACGCCACGCGCCACGCGTTCGATCAGCTTTGCGGCCATCATCGTCTTACCCCCAAAATCGCCGCCGAGGTGGATGACATGGCCATGATGCGTCTGCTGGCGAGGGATACCCAGCACATCGCCGTCATGCCACCGGTCGTCGTGCGTGACGAGCTCAATAACGGAACGCTCAAAGATTACGGCGCGCTCCCCGGCGTCTGGGAAGAGTTCTATGCCATTACCATCCAGCGCCGGTTCGAGTCGCCTAGCTTGAAAGCGCTGCTCACGCGCACGGGGGAATCGCTGCTGGATTGA